One window of Chryseobacterium sp. 7 genomic DNA carries:
- a CDS encoding exonuclease SbcCD subunit D has translation MKILHTADWHLGKRLDRFSRLEEQILVMEEIIKIADEEHAELILVAGDLFDNFNPGVEAAELFYKTLKRLSLNGKRPVIAISGNHDSPSLINAPDPLARECGIILIGHPKAEIAPFGTEYFNIINSKEGFIELKIDGINFPVRILHTPFANEIRLKEYFGENKEEEINKVLSQTWKNIADEFCDDSGVNLLTAHLYMNKRGAEILEEPEGEKPIKIGNADLIFSDSIPEQIQYTALGHLHAFQNIGTKEKPVIYSSSPLCYSFSEAGQTKYVSIIDAEPGKVVSYEKKKLTSGRTLVRKTFTSIEDTVQWLSENPNTFIELTLESETFLTADERRLIYQSHNGIVHLIPKVRNLELGENQTHEINLSQDINILFKDYFKSRSGGQEANEELMNLFNEILNA, from the coding sequence ATGAAAATTCTGCATACAGCCGACTGGCATTTGGGAAAAAGACTGGACCGCTTTTCAAGATTGGAAGAGCAAATTCTGGTCATGGAGGAGATTATAAAAATTGCTGATGAAGAACATGCAGAACTTATTCTTGTTGCAGGTGATCTTTTTGATAATTTTAATCCAGGTGTAGAAGCCGCTGAACTTTTTTATAAAACATTAAAACGTTTATCATTAAATGGAAAACGTCCTGTGATTGCTATTTCAGGTAATCATGATTCTCCAAGTTTAATCAATGCTCCTGATCCTTTGGCAAGGGAATGCGGAATTATTTTAATAGGCCATCCTAAAGCTGAGATTGCACCTTTCGGTACAGAATACTTCAACATTATCAATTCCAAAGAAGGTTTTATCGAACTGAAAATTGACGGGATAAACTTTCCTGTAAGAATTCTTCACACCCCTTTCGCGAATGAGATCCGTTTAAAGGAATACTTTGGAGAAAATAAAGAGGAAGAAATCAACAAAGTCCTTTCACAGACATGGAAAAATATTGCTGATGAGTTTTGTGATGATTCCGGTGTGAATCTTCTGACCGCTCATTTGTATATGAATAAAAGAGGGGCTGAAATTTTGGAAGAGCCGGAAGGAGAAAAACCGATTAAGATCGGGAATGCAGATCTTATTTTTTCGGACAGTATCCCGGAACAGATTCAGTATACGGCATTAGGCCACCTTCATGCTTTTCAAAATATCGGAACAAAGGAAAAACCTGTTATTTATTCATCTTCTCCCCTTTGTTACAGTTTCAGTGAAGCAGGACAGACGAAATATGTTTCCATTATTGATGCAGAACCGGGAAAAGTGGTTTCTTATGAGAAAAAAAAATTGACAAGTGGAAGAACTTTAGTCAGAAAAACATTTACTTCCATCGAAGATACTGTTCAATGGCTGAGTGAAAATCCCAATACGTTTATTGAGCTTACGCTGGAAAGTGAGACGTTTTTAACGGCTGATGAAAGAAGGTTAATTTATCAGTCCCACAACGGAATTGTTCACCTTATTCCCAAAGTAAGAAACCTGGAATTGGGAGAAAATCAAACCCATGAAATCAATTTAAGTCAGGATATTAATATTTTATTCAAAGATTATTTTAAATCTAGAAGCGGAGGGCAGGAAGCCAATGAAGAACTGATGAATTTGTTTAACGAAATTTTAAATGCATAA
- a CDS encoding VF530 family DNA-binding protein, producing the protein MEQQSKDPLHGKRLDAILEELVEYYQGFERLGEQINIKCFTDNPSINSSLKFLRKTPWARTKVESLYLFVLRQKKRDEGKTGK; encoded by the coding sequence ATGGAACAACAGTCCAAAGATCCTCTACACGGGAAAAGACTGGATGCTATCCTTGAAGAGTTGGTAGAGTACTATCAAGGCTTCGAAAGGCTGGGCGAACAGATCAATATAAAATGCTTTACAGATAACCCAAGTATCAACTCTTCTCTGAAGTTTCTGAGAAAAACACCATGGGCAAGAACAAAGGTTGAAAGCTTGTATCTCTTTGTGCTGAGACAGAAAAAGCGCGATGAAGGAAAGACTGGGAAGTAG
- a CDS encoding peptidylprolyl isomerase: MTIENNHVVAVRYILHTIEADGTKVLVEETTAENPLTFLYGVGMMIPKFEQNILGLKAGDKAAFVIQPEEAYGERQPDAIAQLPIDMFKESGTPPIGAILPLSDNQGNNFQAFVVEVTPEVVVADLNHPMAGKVLDFDVEVLSTRPATEEELAHGHAHGVDGTDTH; encoded by the coding sequence ATGACAATCGAAAACAATCACGTTGTAGCTGTACGTTACATCCTTCACACTATCGAAGCGGACGGAACTAAAGTTCTTGTAGAAGAAACAACAGCAGAAAATCCACTTACATTTTTGTATGGTGTGGGAATGATGATTCCAAAGTTTGAACAAAATATCTTAGGTTTAAAAGCTGGTGATAAAGCTGCATTTGTAATTCAGCCTGAAGAAGCTTATGGTGAAAGACAGCCTGACGCTATCGCTCAATTGCCAATTGATATGTTTAAAGAATCAGGAACTCCACCAATCGGTGCTATTTTACCTTTATCTGATAACCAGGGGAATAATTTCCAGGCATTCGTGGTAGAAGTAACTCCGGAAGTTGTAGTTGCAGATCTTAACCATCCAATGGCAGGAAAAGTGTTGGATTTCGATGTAGAAGTTTTAAGCACTCGTCCGGCAACTGAAGAAGAGTTGGCACATGGTCATGCTCACGGAGTTGACGGAACTGACACTCACTAA
- a CDS encoding YchJ family protein: MDCPCCSGKSYEECCKPYHTGEKYAPTAEALMRSRFSAFAIPNGEYLMETTLPGKRKYHNKKDLQEWGEINQWTKLEIVRTPALNHVEFKAYYTDQDGHPQVHHEFSVFQKMHERWYYVSGEFLD, from the coding sequence ATGGACTGTCCATGCTGTTCAGGAAAATCCTACGAAGAATGCTGTAAGCCTTATCATACCGGAGAAAAATATGCTCCCACTGCTGAAGCTCTGATGCGCTCAAGATTCTCTGCTTTTGCCATTCCGAATGGCGAATATCTGATGGAGACTACGCTTCCCGGAAAAAGAAAATACCACAATAAGAAAGACCTTCAGGAATGGGGAGAAATCAACCAATGGACAAAACTGGAAATCGTCCGGACACCTGCTTTAAATCATGTAGAATTTAAGGCTTATTATACGGATCAGGATGGTCATCCACAGGTTCATCATGAGTTTTCTGTTTTTCAGAAAATGCATGAACGCTGGTATTATGTTTCAGGGGAATTTTTGGATTAG
- a CDS encoding M3 family metallopeptidase, protein MKNISSVLLISALAFNQSCTTMKQTDIQQELPAPDPSLSSNPFMKKSKLQYEAPEFDKIKNEHFKPAFDFGLKQHEAEIVKIANNPAAPTFENTIVALEKSGEVLRRAQIVFSNLTSANTNPTLQALDEEYAPIFAAHSDKLYLNENLYKRIQSIKEDGLDSESKRLVQYYKQNFEIAGANLSAADKEKLKQLNQELASLSTQYSNKLLEARKQGGVFFSDAKELDGLSADEIAAAASDAKTAGQPGKYLLALQNTTQQPLLQNLKNRATREKLFKASWTRAEKGDANDTRSTIEQLAKLRLKKAQILGKKNFAEWKLQDQMAKTPEAATKLMNQIATPAVETARREAKDIQDLIDQQKGGFNVEPWDWNFYAEQVRKAKFDLDESQIKPYFEITTVLEKGVFFAAEKFYGLTFKKRTDLPVYHPDVVTYEVFDHDGKSIAIYYLDFYTRDSKNGGAWMSNFVEQSYLLGTKPVIVNCYNYQKPAPGKPSLISYDDVSTIFHEFGHSIHGMFASQKYPSLSGTNVPRDFVEFPSQINEHWALDPMVLKNYAVHYETKQPIPQALVDKIKKASTFNQGYMTTELVSAAELDMDWHTVSNESQFIPVLDFEKQSLASHGFNLATVPPRYHTPYFAHIWGGGYSAGYYAYLWSETLDNDAWEWISKNGGLTRENGDRFRKYILSVGNSVDLNQAFRDFTGHDPDIKPLLRNRGFIK, encoded by the coding sequence ATGAAGAATATTTCATCGGTATTATTAATTTCTGCCTTGGCGTTCAATCAATCTTGTACTACAATGAAACAGACCGATATTCAACAGGAGCTTCCTGCACCTGATCCATCTTTATCTTCAAATCCGTTTATGAAGAAAAGTAAGCTTCAATACGAAGCTCCGGAGTTTGACAAAATCAAAAATGAGCACTTCAAACCTGCTTTCGACTTTGGTTTAAAACAGCATGAAGCTGAAATTGTAAAAATTGCCAACAATCCGGCAGCTCCTACTTTTGAAAATACCATCGTAGCACTGGAAAAAAGTGGTGAAGTACTGAGAAGAGCGCAAATTGTATTCTCTAACCTTACAAGCGCGAATACCAATCCTACGCTGCAGGCTTTAGATGAAGAATATGCTCCTATTTTTGCAGCACATTCTGATAAACTGTACCTGAATGAAAATCTTTATAAAAGAATACAGTCCATTAAAGAAGATGGTCTTGATTCTGAAAGCAAAAGACTTGTACAATATTATAAGCAGAATTTTGAAATTGCAGGAGCCAATCTTTCTGCAGCTGATAAAGAAAAGTTAAAGCAACTCAACCAGGAACTGGCTTCCCTTTCTACACAATATTCCAATAAATTATTGGAAGCAAGAAAACAGGGAGGTGTATTTTTCTCTGACGCAAAAGAACTTGACGGACTTTCTGCGGATGAAATTGCTGCAGCAGCTTCTGATGCTAAAACAGCAGGACAACCTGGGAAATATCTTCTGGCTTTACAAAATACCACACAACAACCTCTTCTTCAAAATTTAAAAAACAGAGCTACCAGAGAAAAGCTGTTCAAAGCTTCATGGACCAGAGCTGAAAAAGGCGATGCCAACGATACAAGATCTACAATTGAGCAATTGGCTAAATTAAGATTAAAGAAAGCTCAGATTTTAGGTAAGAAAAATTTTGCTGAATGGAAATTGCAGGATCAGATGGCAAAAACACCTGAAGCAGCGACTAAACTAATGAATCAGATTGCTACTCCTGCAGTGGAGACTGCAAGACGTGAAGCAAAAGATATCCAGGATCTTATTGATCAGCAGAAAGGAGGTTTCAATGTAGAGCCCTGGGACTGGAATTTCTATGCTGAGCAGGTAAGAAAAGCTAAATTCGATCTTGACGAGAGCCAGATAAAGCCTTATTTCGAAATCACAACGGTTCTCGAAAAAGGAGTTTTCTTTGCTGCTGAAAAATTCTATGGGCTGACTTTCAAAAAGAGAACAGATCTACCTGTGTACCATCCGGATGTAGTAACGTATGAAGTTTTTGATCATGATGGAAAATCTATCGCGATTTACTATTTAGATTTCTATACCCGAGATTCTAAAAATGGTGGAGCATGGATGAGTAATTTTGTTGAGCAGTCTTATTTATTAGGAACAAAACCTGTGATCGTAAACTGCTACAATTATCAGAAACCGGCTCCTGGAAAACCTTCATTAATCAGTTATGATGATGTTTCAACCATCTTCCATGAATTTGGTCACTCTATTCACGGAATGTTTGCAAGCCAGAAATACCCTTCTCTTTCAGGAACGAATGTACCGAGAGACTTTGTGGAGTTTCCATCTCAGATCAACGAGCACTGGGCTTTAGATCCTATGGTTCTGAAAAATTATGCCGTACATTATGAAACAAAACAGCCTATTCCTCAGGCTTTAGTAGATAAGATCAAAAAAGCATCTACTTTCAATCAGGGATATATGACAACTGAATTGGTTTCTGCTGCTGAACTGGATATGGATTGGCATACAGTAAGCAATGAGAGCCAGTTTATTCCAGTTCTGGATTTTGAAAAGCAGTCTTTAGCGAGCCATGGATTTAATTTGGCAACGGTTCCGCCAAGATACCATACTCCTTATTTTGCTCACATCTGGGGAGGTGGCTATTCTGCAGGATACTATGCTTATTTATGGTCTGAAACACTGGATAATGATGCATGGGAATGGATCAGTAAAAATGGCGGCTTAACCAGAGAAAATGGTGACCGTTTCAGAAAATATATTCTTTCCGTAGGAAATTCTGTAGACCTGAATCAGGCATTCAGAGATTTTACGGGACACGATCCGGATATCAAACCTTTATTAAGAAACAGAGGGTTTATTAAATAA
- a CDS encoding GIN domain-containing protein: protein MKTRTLFIFSALVALGSCNDKHENRNRDRDGDRSNWVEKVVNKENGPIQHKEFNGDFDEIQVSQAIEAEIIKSETEKVEISAPQNIINEILVDNEGGRLHIHYKPGIRVMNISKVTAKIYAKDFKKLLADSAARIIVKDKFTQEKTDVEVSSAASISGDLEANDMDINISSSSSFDGKIWAVNLDVESSSGSTLDISGKAKKADISASSGSSVSAKGVIADDVEADASSGASIHISAVSSVKAGASSGGSVDISKKGELKNVSKDESSGGSVNIQ, encoded by the coding sequence ATGAAAACAAGGACTTTATTTATTTTTTCAGCCTTAGTGGCACTAGGCTCATGTAATGATAAACATGAGAACAGAAACAGAGATAGAGACGGAGACAGAAGTAATTGGGTAGAAAAAGTAGTAAACAAAGAAAACGGCCCTATACAGCATAAAGAATTTAACGGAGATTTTGATGAAATTCAGGTTTCTCAGGCCATTGAAGCTGAAATCATAAAATCTGAAACAGAAAAAGTAGAAATCTCAGCTCCTCAAAATATCATCAATGAGATTTTGGTGGATAATGAGGGCGGAAGACTTCATATTCATTATAAACCAGGGATCAGAGTGATGAATATCAGTAAAGTGACTGCTAAGATTTACGCAAAAGACTTTAAGAAGCTTCTTGCCGATTCAGCAGCGAGAATTATAGTAAAAGATAAATTTACACAGGAAAAAACAGATGTTGAAGTATCAAGCGCAGCAAGTATTTCAGGAGATCTGGAAGCAAATGATATGGATATCAACATTAGCAGCAGCAGTAGTTTTGATGGCAAAATATGGGCAGTAAACCTGGATGTTGAATCTTCATCAGGGTCTACGCTTGATATTTCAGGAAAAGCGAAAAAGGCAGATATCAGTGCTTCTTCAGGCAGCAGCGTTTCAGCCAAAGGCGTTATTGCAGATGATGTAGAGGCAGATGCTTCCAGCGGTGCAAGCATTCATATAAGCGCTGTTTCCAGTGTGAAGGCAGGTGCTTCATCAGGTGGAAGTGTAGATATCTCTAAAAAAGGAGAGCTTAAGAATGTAAGCAAAGACGAAAGCAGCGGCGGAAGTGTAAACATCCAATAA